One window from the genome of Desulfobacterales bacterium encodes:
- a CDS encoding acyl-CoA dehydrogenase family protein, producing the protein MLKRSIYNEDHALFRDSVREFFKREMVPNLDKWEKNGIVDREFWLACGAQGYLLPDIPEEYGGGGLDFKINAIIGEEQAFVGSCSPAFSNHSDIVAHYVNNYGTEAVKRQWLPKMATGEAIGSICMTEPDTGSDLKAIKTKATRTSGGYLLNGSKTFITNGLSSDFGVVAARTGSGRGADTISLFVCDASAEGYTKGRKLEKIGNKSVDTIELFFDNLFVPAENLLGEEGRGFAYMMQELPQERLTIAVSCQAAAQHAYDITVPYVKERKAFGRPIIDFQNTRFVLADIKSKLQVGWAHLDACIQAVVDKKLTVHQAAAAKLWHTELRSNVVDSCLQLFGGYGYIEEYEIARLWRDARVMRLYGGTSEILKELIGRSI; encoded by the coding sequence GTGTTGAAAAGAAGTATTTATAACGAAGATCATGCGCTTTTTCGGGATAGTGTAAGAGAATTTTTTAAACGGGAGATGGTTCCGAATCTTGATAAGTGGGAGAAAAACGGTATTGTTGATCGTGAATTCTGGCTTGCTTGCGGTGCGCAAGGGTACCTGCTGCCGGATATTCCGGAAGAATACGGCGGTGGGGGGCTTGATTTTAAAATCAATGCGATTATCGGGGAAGAACAGGCATTTGTCGGTTCATGTAGTCCGGCTTTCAGTAATCACAGCGATATTGTCGCCCATTATGTGAACAATTACGGCACCGAAGCGGTCAAACGGCAATGGTTACCCAAAATGGCCACCGGCGAAGCCATCGGCAGCATCTGTATGACGGAGCCGGACACGGGAAGCGATTTAAAAGCGATTAAAACGAAAGCAACGCGCACCAGCGGCGGTTACCTGTTGAATGGTTCCAAAACGTTTATCACCAACGGGTTGAGCAGCGATTTCGGCGTCGTAGCCGCGCGAACCGGCTCGGGCAGGGGCGCGGATACAATCTCTTTATTTGTTTGTGACGCCTCGGCCGAAGGCTACACAAAAGGGCGGAAACTCGAGAAGATCGGGAATAAATCGGTGGATACCATCGAGCTGTTTTTTGATAATCTCTTTGTTCCGGCAGAAAATCTGCTGGGGGAGGAAGGCCGCGGGTTTGCGTATATGATGCAGGAATTGCCTCAGGAGCGGTTAACCATCGCGGTTTCCTGTCAGGCGGCCGCTCAGCATGCCTATGACATTACAGTCCCCTACGTCAAAGAGCGAAAAGCCTTTGGCAGACCCATTATCGATTTTCAAAACACGCGCTTTGTGCTGGCGGACATTAAAAGCAAGCTTCAGGTCGGCTGGGCGCATTTGGACGCCTGCATTCAAGCGGTGGTGGATAAAAAATTAACCGTTCACCAAGCGGCGGCCGCCAAACTCTGGCATACCGAGCTGCGCAGCAACGTCGTGGATAGCTGCTTGCAACTGTTCGGCGGGTACGGTTATATTGAAGAGTACGAAATTGCCCGGTTATGGCGGGATGCGCGGGTGATGAGACTTTACGGCGGCACCTCCGAGATATTGAAAGAATTGATCGGCAGATCCATTTAA
- a CDS encoding AMP-binding protein, producing MWIYPEIKTLADVPTYYAKQKGGEKVFLLADRSITYKEWERESNRIANALIERKIPRYSRISFIGKNSEYFFYIWFGVMKAGQAFLPLNWRLAPAELAAVVKDAGIPLVFATYEYKETIEKIKESCDHEFEVVFFNSEDRRSTALENWIGSVDDGRPQVNIQLEDTSIQLYTSGTTGMPKGVELTFGSHTFWFLKLDLEPSLSFWESDVMLFVAPNFHLLALNYGMAALYNGSKLSVVPEVRIELMIEAIRRDKVSALALAPIMIESLLNAPNRQPYDFDSLRFILYAGSSISPDLLARAVKEMKCDFLQFYGSTESGGGFTLLPPEDHNKVEKLKSCGRALPYVEIKTIDINGRETGVGKPGEVVARVPTIFKQYFKQPELTAEVLKDGWYHTGDVAYRDEAGYYYIVDRTKDMIISGGENIYSIEVEQALLKHSAVQNAAVIGVPHEKWGEAVKALVILREGESATADELLTHCRSLIAGYKIPKSIEFVDSFPLSPAGKILKTALRKVHGSV from the coding sequence ATGTGGATTTATCCGGAAATCAAAACACTGGCGGACGTGCCCACTTATTACGCCAAACAGAAGGGTGGCGAAAAGGTTTTTTTGCTGGCCGACCGATCGATTACCTATAAGGAATGGGAGCGGGAAAGCAATCGTATCGCCAACGCCCTCATAGAGAGAAAGATTCCCAGATATTCGCGAATCAGTTTTATCGGCAAGAACTCCGAATACTTTTTTTATATCTGGTTCGGCGTGATGAAGGCGGGGCAAGCGTTTCTTCCGCTGAATTGGCGGCTTGCGCCCGCTGAACTGGCTGCGGTCGTCAAGGATGCGGGCATTCCCCTGGTATTTGCGACTTATGAGTATAAGGAAACGATTGAGAAGATAAAAGAGAGTTGCGATCACGAATTTGAGGTGGTTTTTTTCAATTCAGAGGACAGGCGTTCCACGGCGCTTGAAAATTGGATCGGATCCGTTGATGACGGCAGGCCGCAAGTCAACATACAGTTGGAGGACACGTCCATTCAGTTATACACCTCGGGAACAACCGGTATGCCAAAAGGCGTTGAGCTGACTTTCGGGTCCCACACCTTCTGGTTCCTCAAGTTGGACCTGGAGCCTTCATTGTCCTTTTGGGAGTCGGACGTCATGCTGTTCGTTGCGCCCAATTTCCATCTGCTGGCGCTTAACTACGGTATGGCGGCCTTATATAACGGCAGTAAACTGTCCGTTGTGCCGGAGGTGAGAATCGAATTGATGATCGAGGCCATTCGGCGGGACAAGGTGTCGGCGCTGGCGCTGGCGCCTATCATGATCGAAAGCCTGCTGAACGCCCCCAACCGCCAACCGTATGATTTTGACTCGTTGCGATTTATTCTCTACGCGGGGTCTTCCATCAGCCCGGATTTGCTGGCGCGGGCCGTTAAAGAGATGAAATGCGATTTTCTGCAGTTTTACGGCTCAACGGAAAGCGGCGGCGGGTTTACCCTGTTGCCGCCCGAAGACCATAACAAGGTGGAGAAGCTAAAATCCTGCGGTCGGGCTCTACCCTACGTTGAAATAAAGACGATTGATATTAACGGGCGGGAAACTGGGGTCGGAAAACCCGGTGAGGTCGTGGCAAGAGTACCCACGATATTCAAACAATATTTCAAGCAACCGGAGTTGACCGCGGAGGTGCTGAAAGACGGCTGGTACCATACGGGTGACGTGGCGTATCGCGACGAGGCGGGATATTATTATATCGTCGATCGAACCAAGGATATGATTATCTCCGGTGGCGAAAACATTTACTCCATCGAAGTGGAACAAGCGTTGCTAAAACATTCGGCCGTCCAGAATGCGGCGGTTATCGGTGTGCCGCATGAAAAGTGGGGGGAAGCGGTCAAGGCCCTGGTGATACTGAGGGAAGGGGAAAGCGCGACGGCGGATGAGCTGCTGACCCATTGCCGGAGTCTGATCGCCGGCTATAAGATACCAAAATCAATCGAGTTCGTGGATAGTTTTCCCTTGTCTCCAGCGGGGAAAATTTTGAAGACCGCACTTCGTAAAGTACACGGCAGTGTATGA
- a CDS encoding MMPL family transporter, whose product MAAKDKTKTVLNSKNEKIPLLELIVFKNRPVMLIVFILVTFFLGYKATGLHLDASFEKMIPTKHPYIANYLAHKEDLKGFGNAVRIAVETTQGDIFTPEFQEILRNITDEIFFIPGVERSAIESLWTPNTRWIEVTEEGFEGGAVIPDTYDGSPDSIALLKENVFKARIIGRLVANDFKSAVVNVPLMEINPDTGQPLSYKEFSGRLEELVREKYQSDTIKIHIVGFAKVMGDMLDATDKIAIFFGVTILITTIILFGYTRCVRSTLLLIGCSIIAAVWQLGTLKVFNLALDPYSMLVPFLIFAIGVSHGVQIISGVHRETANGADKLQAARLTFRQLYKPGLTALITDGIGFATMAIIQITVIQQLAIGASIGVVILIATNLAMLPILVSYTGVRRSETEKLIGSGISIKGFVWSTLAKMTGKKASVVAVLVAVGLFALGIIGGKNLKIGDLDPGAPELRPNSRYNLDNAFMVANYSASSDLFVVMVKTPEEQNSDYNNLVAMEALQWQLEQLPGVQATSSIADAVKMLLTGFNEGNLKWKGLTSNQRTLNAVAIKAPPSASNRAGTNSPIVIYLKDHKAETLQAVVDLVEEFSSKNNTETSKFLMAAGSSGIEAATNIVISKAQYVMLFWVYGIVAVLCVITFRSIGSVVAIILPLMLTSVLCQVVMVWLGIGVKVATLPVIALGVGIGVDYGIYIYSKMQYGLSEGLSLFDAYEKTMRITGKAVILIGFMLAVGVATWAFSPIKFQADMGILLTFMFFVNMIGAIVLLPALAGLMERARRIFAGKREQALDVRAAG is encoded by the coding sequence ATGGCGGCAAAAGACAAAACAAAAACGGTTTTGAATTCGAAGAATGAAAAGATACCCTTATTGGAGCTGATCGTTTTTAAAAATCGTCCGGTAATGCTGATCGTTTTCATTTTGGTGACGTTTTTTCTGGGATATAAAGCGACGGGCCTTCATCTGGATGCCAGTTTTGAAAAAATGATTCCGACCAAACATCCTTATATTGCCAATTATTTGGCTCACAAGGAAGACCTGAAAGGGTTCGGCAATGCCGTCAGAATCGCGGTGGAAACGACCCAGGGAGATATTTTTACGCCCGAGTTTCAGGAGATTCTGCGTAACATTACGGATGAAATATTTTTTATTCCCGGCGTGGAGCGCTCCGCCATCGAATCCCTCTGGACGCCCAATACCCGGTGGATAGAAGTGACCGAAGAGGGCTTTGAGGGCGGCGCCGTCATTCCGGACACCTATGACGGCTCACCGGACAGCATTGCGTTGCTGAAGGAAAATGTGTTCAAGGCCAGAATCATCGGAAGATTGGTGGCCAACGATTTCAAATCCGCCGTCGTCAACGTGCCCCTGATGGAAATCAACCCCGATACGGGGCAGCCGCTCAGCTACAAGGAGTTTTCAGGCCGGCTTGAAGAGCTGGTTCGTGAAAAATATCAAAGCGATACCATTAAAATACACATTGTCGGGTTTGCCAAGGTAATGGGGGATATGCTGGACGCCACCGACAAGATCGCCATTTTCTTTGGTGTCACCATATTGATCACCACCATCATTTTATTCGGTTATACCCGATGTGTTCGCAGTACCCTTTTATTGATCGGCTGTTCCATCATAGCCGCCGTGTGGCAGTTGGGGACGCTGAAAGTGTTCAATCTGGCGCTGGACCCTTACTCGATGCTGGTTCCCTTTTTAATATTCGCTATCGGGGTGAGCCACGGCGTCCAGATTATTTCCGGCGTTCATCGTGAGACCGCCAATGGTGCGGATAAACTTCAAGCGGCCCGATTGACGTTTCGGCAACTGTATAAACCGGGGCTTACCGCGCTGATAACCGACGGCATCGGGTTTGCCACGATGGCGATTATTCAGATCACGGTCATTCAACAACTGGCGATAGGCGCCAGTATCGGCGTGGTGATCCTCATTGCCACCAATCTGGCCATGTTGCCGATTCTTGTTTCCTACACCGGGGTTCGGCGTTCAGAAACCGAAAAACTGATAGGATCCGGCATTTCGATTAAAGGCTTTGTCTGGTCTACACTGGCGAAAATGACCGGGAAAAAGGCGTCAGTGGTTGCGGTTTTGGTGGCGGTAGGGTTATTCGCGCTTGGAATCATCGGCGGCAAGAATTTAAAAATCGGCGATCTTGATCCCGGTGCGCCGGAGCTCAGGCCGAATTCCCGGTATAATCTGGATAATGCGTTCATGGTGGCAAACTATTCCGCGAGTTCCGATCTTTTTGTCGTCATGGTGAAAACGCCCGAGGAGCAGAACAGTGATTACAATAACCTGGTTGCCATGGAAGCGCTTCAGTGGCAATTGGAACAGCTTCCGGGGGTGCAGGCGACCAGTTCTATTGCGGATGCGGTGAAAATGCTCCTGACCGGGTTTAATGAGGGAAATCTAAAATGGAAGGGATTGACGTCCAATCAACGGACACTGAACGCCGTGGCCATCAAAGCGCCCCCGAGCGCCAGCAATCGCGCGGGCACGAATTCTCCGATCGTAATCTACCTGAAAGATCATAAGGCGGAAACCCTTCAAGCCGTGGTCGACCTGGTGGAGGAATTTTCTTCCAAAAACAATACGGAAACATCGAAGTTTCTGATGGCTGCCGGCAGTTCGGGAATTGAAGCGGCGACCAATATTGTCATCAGTAAAGCCCAATATGTCATGCTGTTCTGGGTTTACGGCATCGTGGCGGTGCTTTGCGTGATTACCTTTCGGTCGATCGGGTCGGTGGTCGCCATCATTTTGCCGTTGATGCTGACCTCGGTGCTCTGCCAAGTGGTGATGGTTTGGTTGGGCATCGGCGTCAAGGTGGCAACGCTTCCGGTCATTGCGCTGGGCGTGGGCATCGGGGTGGACTACGGCATCTATATTTACAGCAAGATGCAGTATGGCCTAAGCGAGGGCCTTTCCCTTTTCGATGCTTATGAAAAGACCATGCGAATTACCGGTAAGGCGGTTATTCTGATCGGCTTCATGCTGGCCGTCGGTGTGGCCACATGGGCGTTTTCACCCATCAAATTTCAAGCGGACATGGGCATACTGCTCACCTTCATGTTTTTCGTGAACATGATCGGCGCCATTGTCCTGCTGCCGGCCCTGGCCGGTCTGATGGAACGGGCTCGCCGAATTTTTGCCGGAAAACGGGAACAGGCGCTCGACGTTCGGGCGGCAGGTTAA
- a CDS encoding DUF1329 domain-containing protein — protein MNKRILLVFCFFIGVILAAAPVAMAKVTAEEAATLKTTLTPFGAERAGNEAGTIPAWDGGMTTPPAGYQGPGSRYVDPYEGDKILFSINAGNMDQYADQLNAGLKALLKKYPDTFRIDVYPSHRPHAMPEYVYENTYKNALQAELSEDELNPKGAYGGIPFPIPKSGAEVHWNHTCRYQSQAKVYSYSAYLIQPDGQVVLSSGSRVNEQWPYYYKEGSAETFKGDFWYFSSQYLLPARRKGELLLVRDPLNESQENRRAWQYLTGQRRVRMAPTVAHDTPNPAFSGTVAYDQSNIFNGSMEKYDWKLVGKKEMIIPYNTYRSMAKVAPTTKYKKGHISPEYLRFELHRVWVVEATVKPGARQSYAKRVIQYDEDSWAAITQDVYDARGNLWRTDLLPSAHAYEIPGVQIFMNLHFDLPSGISSVNYDYSDYDNMPIFDQREDESYFLPDQMRRMGQ, from the coding sequence ATGAATAAAAGGATACTGCTTGTTTTTTGTTTTTTCATCGGTGTGATATTAGCGGCCGCACCGGTTGCGATGGCCAAGGTGACCGCGGAAGAAGCGGCTACGCTGAAAACCACCCTGACGCCGTTCGGTGCGGAGCGGGCCGGCAACGAAGCGGGAACAATCCCCGCGTGGGATGGGGGAATGACCACGCCGCCGGCCGGTTATCAAGGACCCGGCAGCCGATATGTGGACCCGTATGAGGGTGATAAGATACTTTTCAGTATCAATGCGGGCAATATGGATCAATACGCGGATCAGTTGAACGCCGGGCTTAAGGCGCTCCTGAAGAAATATCCGGATACGTTCAGAATTGATGTTTATCCGAGTCATCGCCCCCATGCCATGCCCGAGTACGTCTATGAGAACACCTATAAAAACGCCCTTCAGGCCGAGCTTTCGGAGGACGAGTTGAATCCGAAAGGCGCTTATGGCGGCATTCCTTTTCCGATTCCCAAATCCGGCGCTGAAGTCCATTGGAACCACACCTGCAGATATCAGAGTCAAGCTAAGGTCTATAGCTACTCGGCTTATCTCATTCAACCCGACGGACAGGTGGTGCTTTCCAGCGGTTCACGAGTGAATGAGCAGTGGCCGTATTATTATAAGGAAGGCAGCGCGGAAACCTTTAAAGGCGATTTCTGGTATTTTTCATCACAGTATTTGCTGCCGGCAAGAAGAAAAGGTGAGTTGTTGCTGGTGCGCGATCCGCTGAATGAGTCCCAGGAAAACCGGAGGGCGTGGCAGTATCTGACCGGGCAACGCCGGGTTCGAATGGCGCCCACGGTCGCCCATGACACCCCGAACCCCGCGTTCAGCGGTACGGTGGCCTATGATCAATCCAATATATTCAACGGTTCCATGGAAAAATACGACTGGAAACTCGTTGGGAAAAAAGAGATGATCATTCCCTACAACACCTACCGATCCATGGCCAAAGTGGCGCCGACCACGAAGTACAAAAAGGGGCACATTTCGCCGGAATATCTTCGTTTTGAGCTGCACCGGGTATGGGTGGTGGAAGCAACCGTAAAGCCGGGCGCCCGGCAAAGTTACGCTAAGCGGGTTATTCAATACGATGAGGACAGTTGGGCAGCCATTACCCAGGATGTGTATGATGCCCGGGGCAATCTCTGGCGCACGGATTTGTTACCAAGTGCGCACGCTTACGAGATTCCGGGAGTCCAGATCTTTATGAATCTGCATTTTGATCTGCCCAGCGGTATCTCTTCGGTCAATTATGATTATTCAGATTATGACAATATGCCTATTTTCGATCAGCGGGAAGATGAATCATACTTTCTGCCGGATCAGATGAGACGTATGGGACAGTAA
- a CDS encoding MFS transporter, whose translation MGSNKQSNINHYLVVATGIALCMGPSALAFSCAGIFYTPVSTALGVGKGTFAVYMTVLCFTMFFALSFAGKILAAKDARAVLSTAVLLVGGGLFAMGFFNAVWQFYIAGAFIGFGESILLYLAVPTLINRWFKQRVGFFVGLCMAFTGVGGVLFNPLGDYLITTHGWQMGYRVFGILAIAIALPFTLFAIRSFPKDKGLLPYGDNGQDHLTAAPVVMGVSASKAFKSGPFFATAAFAGLVGFNSVIYQFLPSYASSLPLAATVVGLAGLLASAAMAGQALGKVGLGTIADKSIMGGMWTALICGAAGLVLLWFVPTSVAIVLIAGFLFGPFYACAVVQVPLMARSIFGVREYSQIYSRISMFSALMAAFGATIWGYLIDWTGFRILFILGLIVLACTALVGVYALGAGKKLEQTAE comes from the coding sequence GTGGGAAGCAACAAGCAGTCCAATATCAATCACTACCTTGTGGTGGCCACCGGAATAGCGTTGTGTATGGGCCCATCGGCGCTGGCGTTCAGCTGTGCCGGCATTTTTTACACCCCCGTCAGTACGGCGCTGGGTGTCGGCAAGGGGACCTTTGCCGTTTACATGACGGTCCTGTGTTTTACGATGTTTTTTGCATTGTCATTTGCGGGCAAAATTCTGGCGGCAAAGGATGCGAGAGCCGTATTATCCACGGCCGTGCTCCTTGTCGGTGGCGGGCTCTTTGCCATGGGATTTTTCAATGCCGTGTGGCAATTTTACATTGCGGGCGCCTTCATCGGTTTCGGGGAATCCATCCTCCTCTACCTTGCCGTGCCGACACTCATCAATCGATGGTTCAAGCAGCGGGTCGGTTTCTTTGTCGGCCTGTGTATGGCGTTCACCGGCGTCGGAGGGGTGCTTTTCAATCCGTTGGGGGATTATCTCATCACGACCCATGGGTGGCAGATGGGTTATCGGGTGTTTGGTATTTTAGCCATTGCCATTGCGCTGCCGTTCACCCTCTTTGCGATTCGAAGCTTCCCCAAGGACAAGGGGCTGCTTCCCTATGGCGATAACGGCCAAGACCACTTGACGGCCGCACCCGTCGTTATGGGCGTTTCTGCGTCCAAGGCGTTCAAGTCCGGTCCCTTCTTCGCGACGGCGGCTTTTGCCGGGCTGGTGGGCTTTAATTCCGTTATCTATCAATTTTTGCCCTCCTATGCGAGTTCTCTGCCGCTTGCCGCAACGGTTGTCGGGCTTGCCGGTCTGCTGGCTTCGGCGGCGATGGCCGGCCAGGCTCTGGGTAAAGTCGGCCTTGGTACCATCGCCGACAAGAGTATCATGGGCGGCATGTGGACAGCCCTCATCTGTGGTGCGGCCGGTCTGGTGCTTCTCTGGTTTGTGCCCACATCTGTTGCCATCGTTCTGATCGCCGGTTTTCTGTTCGGCCCCTTTTACGCCTGCGCGGTGGTTCAGGTGCCGCTGATGGCCCGGTCCATTTTCGGTGTGCGCGAGTACAGCCAGATTTATTCGCGCATTTCAATGTTTTCTGCTCTCATGGCGGCTTTCGGCGCAACCATCTGGGGCTACCTGATCGACTGGACAGGATTTCGCATTCTGTTCATTTTAGGACTTATCGTTTTGGCCTGCACCGCCCTGGTCGGTGTTTATGCGCTGGGAGCGGGCAAGAAGCTTGAGCAGACTGCGGAATAG
- a CDS encoding YCF48-related protein, whose translation MTQSTRFAVTPLNRRWLLFIAVFVFVLSGSVPIYAVTDLLHRPAMKTGKAVSSMLTDVANTGTRLVAVGERGHILYSDDKGINWQQAEVPTSLTLTAVYFPSAQKGWAVGHDGVVLHSEDGGLNWTRQLDGMALIEAGLTLAKSLVAEKEAALAAADPENQTALSSELDALRFTMEDFQRSFDEKICCEPLMDVWFKNDMEGFVVGAYGQIGRTVDGGKTWQACWDRIDNPDRNHLNSICAGAKGSIFIAGEFGSIFRSLDEGAHFEKLSSSSYDGSFFGIVAYPNDPFVIAYGLGGNIVHSTDLGETWRHLETETGGTIGGATVCSDGTLIMVSYSGVILIGSGETATFTQQKVGAGWIGVADALDGNAVMVGMRGAQRLPIGDYKQGDK comes from the coding sequence ATGACCCAGTCTACTCGTTTTGCCGTAACGCCCCTTAACCGGCGTTGGTTGCTTTTTATTGCGGTATTCGTGTTCGTTCTTTCCGGTTCCGTTCCAATTTACGCGGTAACGGATTTGTTGCATCGACCGGCTATGAAAACCGGCAAGGCTGTTTCATCGATGCTGACGGATGTGGCCAATACCGGTACCCGTCTCGTCGCCGTGGGAGAACGCGGGCACATTTTGTATTCCGATGACAAGGGAATCAACTGGCAGCAGGCCGAGGTGCCCACGAGTCTGACCTTGACGGCGGTGTATTTTCCCTCTGCTCAGAAAGGCTGGGCCGTCGGGCATGACGGCGTTGTCCTGCACTCGGAGGACGGCGGCCTGAATTGGACGCGACAACTGGATGGAATGGCATTGATCGAGGCCGGGTTAACCCTGGCAAAATCGCTGGTAGCGGAAAAAGAAGCGGCCCTGGCTGCCGCCGATCCGGAAAATCAAACGGCCTTATCTTCTGAATTGGATGCGCTGCGGTTTACGATGGAAGATTTTCAGCGTTCCTTCGATGAAAAAATTTGCTGTGAGCCGCTTATGGACGTGTGGTTTAAAAACGACATGGAAGGGTTTGTCGTTGGCGCCTATGGGCAAATTGGCCGCACGGTGGATGGGGGCAAGACCTGGCAGGCCTGTTGGGATAGAATTGATAATCCGGATCGAAATCACTTGAATTCCATTTGTGCCGGTGCAAAGGGCTCCATTTTTATCGCGGGCGAATTCGGAAGCATATTTCGCTCGTTGGATGAGGGGGCGCATTTTGAAAAGCTATCGTCCTCCTCCTATGACGGCAGCTTCTTCGGCATCGTGGCTTATCCCAATGATCCCTTTGTGATAGCCTACGGGCTCGGCGGCAATATCGTTCACTCCACGGATCTGGGCGAAACCTGGCGGCATTTAGAAACGGAAACCGGCGGCACGATTGGCGGCGCGACCGTGTGTTCCGATGGAACGCTCATCATGGTATCCTATTCCGGCGTGATTCTGATCGGATCCGGGGAAACCGCCACGTTTACGCAACAAAAAGTCGGCGCCGGATGGATCGGCGTGGCCGATGCCTTGGACGGCAATGCGGTGATGGTGGGAATGAGGGGGGCTCAACGGTTACCTATAGGCGATTATAAGCAAGGGGACAAATAA
- a CDS encoding DUF1302 family protein: MVKRKKSMSAQFWRRGVKFVMVAMCSLALTGMSATLSQAFEVEMSPDSKLNIKTTLNYGISYRATEPDSFNLRNINGDDGNRNFDEGTLTSNRGSISTEVAYTFKNFLFYTAVYGFYDQAYTQDNDNDSPSTNNNFVGGRLSEHDEFDDDTREIHGRGVNLRDLYVSGDFFIADRNLMVRVGKQVVTWGEALATFGAIGNAMSYADVTQVNVPGFELKDVYLPSGQALMQMDLFADFSVAAYYQWEYKKNVLDAAGSFFSTSDLTDKGGHYYLGGPDRVLFTRVHDDEPDDSGQWGANLRYLARGLNYTEFNLCYINYHEKFPMFVANPAAGTYHLAYAEDVKLIGFSFGTLIGETNIGGEIAYRQDLPVSVVGSKYEEFDVVQYLVNVYQSYGPFLFVDQTLLLLEGGYNTVMDAHNLANDTDAMGYLAKVTFKFNNILKGYDMEVPVTWKHKVKGKSSLAGTFTERQHELAIGFDFTYNLDMKFGFSYTEFLGDAEDYAKADRDYFAAYVKYTF, translated from the coding sequence ATGGTGAAAAGAAAGAAATCGATGTCCGCACAGTTCTGGAGGAGGGGGGTCAAATTCGTGATGGTGGCGATGTGCAGCCTTGCGCTCACCGGCATGTCGGCGACATTGTCCCAAGCATTTGAAGTAGAAATGTCGCCGGATTCCAAACTCAATATTAAAACCACCTTGAATTATGGAATATCCTACCGCGCGACAGAGCCGGATTCGTTCAATCTCAGAAATATCAACGGCGATGACGGGAATCGCAACTTTGACGAGGGGACGCTCACATCCAATAGAGGCTCGATATCCACCGAGGTCGCCTACACCTTTAAAAATTTTCTTTTTTACACAGCCGTATACGGGTTTTACGATCAAGCGTATACGCAGGACAATGACAACGATTCTCCCTCGACCAACAACAATTTCGTCGGTGGCAGACTCTCCGAGCACGATGAGTTTGACGATGATACCCGGGAAATTCATGGAAGAGGGGTCAACCTTCGCGATCTATATGTTTCGGGCGATTTTTTCATCGCCGATCGGAACCTGATGGTCCGCGTCGGAAAACAGGTGGTTACCTGGGGTGAGGCGCTTGCAACCTTCGGCGCTATCGGCAATGCCATGAGCTACGCCGACGTGACACAGGTCAATGTGCCCGGTTTTGAGCTGAAGGACGTTTATCTGCCCAGTGGGCAGGCGCTGATGCAAATGGATCTTTTCGCGGATTTCAGCGTTGCCGCCTATTATCAATGGGAATATAAAAAGAATGTTCTGGATGCGGCCGGTTCTTTTTTCAGCACTTCGGACTTAACGGATAAGGGGGGACATTATTATCTAGGGGGTCCGGATCGGGTGCTGTTCACCCGCGTTCACGATGATGAGCCGGACGACAGCGGCCAATGGGGCGCCAACCTGCGATACCTGGCCAGAGGCCTTAACTATACCGAATTTAATTTGTGCTATATCAATTATCATGAAAAATTTCCGATGTTCGTAGCCAATCCGGCCGCCGGTACCTATCATCTTGCCTATGCCGAGGATGTCAAACTCATCGGCTTTAGCTTCGGCACCTTGATCGGAGAGACCAATATCGGTGGTGAAATTGCCTATCGGCAAGATCTTCCGGTTTCGGTGGTCGGATCGAAATACGAGGAATTCGATGTGGTCCAGTACCTGGTGAATGTCTATCAATCCTACGGGCCCTTTCTGTTTGTCGATCAGACACTGTTATTGTTAGAGGGCGGCTATAATACGGTTATGGATGCGCACAACCTGGCAAACGACACGGACGCCATGGGGTACCTGGCCAAAGTTACTTTCAAATTTAATAATATTTTAAAAGGGTATGATATGGAAGTGCCGGTTACCTGGAAGCATAAGGTCAAGGGCAAATCATCTCTTGCCGGCACCTTTACGGAAAGGCAGCACGAATTGGCCATCGGATTTGATTTTACGTACAATTTGGACATGAAATTCGGCTTCAGCTATACGGAATTTCTGGGGGATGCCGAAGATTATGCCAAGGCTGACAGAGATTATTTCGCTGCCTATGTAAAATATACATTCTAA